GCTGTTATTAAAGAAATGTGACAGAGGAATGTACTTAGTGGCATAAATGGTATTttacgtttttattttttgtgaagcctttgatatttaatttcttAACCTTTTGGGCATTTACACGAAAACTAAGGTATTGCAATTAGTGATAGTATTGAATTGAAaagactgtttgtttttttacatttttaatagaCTGCCACAGAGCGGTAAGGTTATTTTATAGGTTTTTCAGATACAAAATGATCAATAACAGCTGCCTAGAGCTTTGAAATAGGCCTGCCATTAAAAGCCTTGTGGGATTGtggaattacttttttttttactagtcTTAAATAAAAGGTGTTCCAAATGTATGAGCAAATTTGGTGACCAGTTTTGGCttagaacataaaaaaaaacacacaaaagatggCAGTGTGGAACAAAACCCATTTGCCTCAACTAGGGCAGGAATTTAGCTCCCCATTTCCGATGAAGGCTGCAAGAAAAAAGTGATAAGTCTATCTGAGCTTTGTGCTAGGCAAGTTCTGTAATAGGAACAGATGCTGTACTGAAATTATGATCTCTACTGTGGATTTTTGCCTCCCTTTGGTATGAAATTGTGACAGATGATTTTAATCCTTCCTTTGTCAAATTATGTAACAGATTTCACTGTTCAGGAGCAGCCACAATACcaaaaaacagctgcttcatTCAACCTTCACATGAGCTGAAAATTTAGTGACTTTGATGTACAAAGCGGGGCAGCACTCTGATAACACTTGAAAGAGATGCACTGCCCTCTGAGAGGACATCACGCATGAGTGAATGTTATTaaatatcttcttctttttttttttttttaaacattgttttctgtttattctaACTCCCGGAAGGTAAAAGCTCATTCTGGCAGGAAgtttaaatgtaagtaaatccataaaaagaaacatattcCAAATGTCTACTGTATGTTCAAGACCTTGACCAGTGTGTTGTTGAATACTTAATTTGTATTCTTTTCACAAAAATACCTTGATATCATACATTTTGACAAAATCCTGAACATGTACAAAAAGTCAATAGCTGGTGGAGATAAAAGACCATCTGTCCACCTCCTCATCAGATATTCTTCTGTGCTTTGCACATAGCTTGCCGAGTTTTCCGTGTTTTCCTTTGGGTTTTGGAGGCCAGACAATCTTTACAGACTTTCAGAGACTTTGCAGTGCAGGTATGTCAGCTTCTCAGTCCTACTTTTCCTCAGTATGGGGAACCACTCATGATAGCCAAGATCTACAACCCTGTAGCCTGCCAGCTTCAACTGCCTCCTCTTCATGACATGCATGCCCAACAACTGCTGTGAATGGCAACAGTAGTGGTTCCTGCTGGAGACTTGGATTGCGAGTTTGACTGTGCCTTTGGCATCTTGTTGGGCTGAACCTGGCTTACTTTGTTTGGTAAGAATTTCTATTATGTCACTTGTCAGTTCAAGCCCTGTATCAAACAGTCTCCCTTCATCACGCTCTACTCTGCGAAGAGATATACACTTAGGAGATGGGGTTGAAGATTCTGTGGTGCTTTTGGTGTTTTTTAGCTGTGCTAAAAGTTCATCAGTTATAGTTACTCCTGTATTTATTCTGCCCCAACCCTGGTTTGAAGTAAAATTGGATGAACTGTTCTCAGGAGATAATGTGGTTTCATGGGATGCTGGGTTGACAGGTATTGGCTGCCCAGTGGAGTCAAAATGTACTTCCAGGTCAATGGAGCGAGTGTGGGGCAGAATCATTCTCTTACATACAAATTGCTCTCCCCCAAGCAGATCTTGCAGAAAAGATTCCGCCTCCTGAACCTCAGGTTTCTGGCACAAATCAGATTGAGCAAACTTCCACAGCAGTTCAGCCATCTCCTCTCTGAGTTCACAGCTTAGCCTCGGGCCGGTCCACTGAGGCAACTCTAGAGACACAGCTCCGTCTAAAGTCAGTAAGTCTTTTTTCAGCTCTAGCTGTGTTGATTTCAGTGCTAATTTCACAAAGTCAGGGCTCAGTGCTAGTGCAAGTAGGTCCTCTGGGAACTGAGAGACAAAGGCCAGGCCTAAAAGACCAGTAAGCAGATGCTCTGGGTATCGTTGGAATTCAGCCTTCCTCAGTCTCAGCGCCTCTGTAAGGCTTGCATAAAAGCTGGGATTCTGAACTGGGAGAAACTGCAATGAACCAAAGGCCCACAGCAGTTTGCTCGAGTCTTTACTCCTGCAGTGTGGCACCAGCGAGGGCATTCTTTCAGCAACAGCAGTGAGGATGTTATCATTGCGATAATGCAGAGCTGAACAGGTCAGTGCCACATGCATCAGGCCAGAGACACCCATCCTGGGGGCCCGTAGAGGAACTTCCTGTGTCATGGCCTCCATCCACACTCTGTGATACAGGTAACTGAAACGCAAGAATTTCAGCACATTCACCATTGCAAAGTCACTCATCTCCTTCACAGAAGCGTGTGCCTTATCAACAATACGAGTCACTGCACTCTCAGATATTGAGGTTTGGGATTTAAAGAGCCCCAAGCATACGACGCCAACCTCCTCAGGGTGCAATTTTTGTAAATGGCACATAAGAAGCCGCTCCACAGGGTGAATCAAGTTCAGTGGGCACTGCCTACCTTCTCCCATTATATACAACAGCTGAACTAGTTCAGGGACCCCCATCTGTCCCAGATACAGATGGACTGAGTCATAGAGGTGCTGCAAGAATTTGGGAACCCCCCTACCAATACAGCGCCACAAATCAGCAGCTAGCAGCAACTGGTGTAAAGTCATCTGGTTGGCCCGGCGGCTCAGCTCGGTCTCATACAGCCCGAGTAGAGTGTGGGCAGAGGGTATATCCAGCCACAGAAATGACTGCAgcacctccagcagctgcaaaTCAGTAAAAAGACGCAGGTTTTCCACAGAATATCGGAGGAGCATGGTGAAGCATTTGTTACTCCTCACAAACGGCATCTTGTCTGGGTGCAGGCGGCTGAGCTCCACAAGAAACTGAGACACATCAGATGGCTTCATGCTGCCCTTTAAAACAGCCACTTTTTGGAGCAGGTGGAAGGCCTCGTCCCATTCTATAGGGTGAGGCCGCGGGGTGAGGTCCAGAGTCATGAAGGCATACTCAGGCCGACATTTATGGAAGGCACGTGTATCTACTTTAACGTCTGGTGGTATGGGTTTTTTGTGGTACTGTGACACTGATGGCATCTTGGGTTCAGGGTCCTTGTTGAAAGCCAAGTCAAGAAGTGTGTTTTTCGAGCTGGAAAGGTGCCGCGAGCAACTCACACTGTAGTGATTGCTCTGTTGCCAGAAGGAAGGtgccagagaggagagacaacGTTCATCCTCATCATTTTCTGTCTGGTTCCGGGGAGTTGCAGAGTTCCGCACAGAGTGATGATATGAGGACGGGTTGTAATACAGCCTGTAGCCTCCTTGGAAGGAGGCTTCCTGGAGTTGAAATGcacctttcttcctctcctgctcatCGGTCTCATCCTCTGGTTTGCCATAGACGTGTTGAGCCTGGGTAAAATCCTTTCTCAAGCCTTGGAGGCAGCGCAGCCGGGGTGCCCGTCGACACAGCACACAGGCCGCCATAGATCTGCCACactaaagagacaaaatacatgattttaaaaaaggagttacattgaaaacaaaattgttACTTATACATAGGATATATATAACAGATTTACttaataaaatgttcaaactttcaataaaaacatcctGGTTTCTCAAGTAAATAATGTCTGCCAAGACTGGCTGCTCACACACTCAgcaatttaaatgaatgatcTTATAGTTAATACATTTATCATAAGACTGGTAAGACTCTGGTATTGACTGCGCAACTTGACATTTTGCTCCTATAAAATCAGTCTTTCCCTCCAATAAGGAGACTGCCAGCACGTTCTTTAGACTAAAAGACACTTTACTTTCAATGAGACCactattaataatgataatgtatcGTTCATCTCACCCTTACCTCTCCAACATTAACACGAACCGGTTACTGATAGTCAACGCAGTACGAACATGAAAATACCTCATGAGGTTAAGAAGACAGGAAGTATTAAGTCAAAAGACGTGTTATCATTACGCCGGAACTCAAGTATTTCaaccttcacaataaaaaaaaactaaccatTGGTTACTAGACACCGTAACCACTGGTACTAAAACCTGGGTAAGACATCTTGCTGTGTTGTACAGAATTTCAATAATGTATCGGAATACTCAGTGTCACCATTAAGATCTGTCATTAATGATTGAAGTATCGTGTCGGACTTTTATCGCTTTATTCTGACAGGTTGTTATAGCTTCCGTGGTGAGCAGCCATAACTGAACAGAATGTGACCTACGGCAACTGGTTGGGTTCAAACAacaaaggtaaaaagaaaagaatgaaaaaactACCATTACAACCAATTCACGACTGATCCGCTACATTGTAGCTTACTAGTTCGGTTGAATCAGTTTCTATCCTATATACAACTCACTGGAAAGTCAATTCaaactctcttttttctttctttgccttaccaaataaatgttttgacaaGTTTTAAGACTAATTAGATTAATGTCGAAACTAAAACgtaacatttgaaaatatatatatttaaaagaacTTATATGTcctaatattataattataaattgTTAGTTGTTATCTGATAACTATTAGCTATTATACCACAGCAGTACAAGCATGATTATGTAAATATGGTAATGAACTGAATTTTCTGACTACAGACTTTTTGTTAAGAAAATATATCTTTAAGAATAAATGAGTGGGTCAATCAGTTGTACAGTAGGTTGTTTACTGTTATTCTATTGCTTGactgtttttgtatattttctgaaGCTGAATaatatttgaacatttcaaCTGAGGAAATCCCTTTCAGTTTACCCAACTGTAAAGCATTTGAATTACCTTGTCTGATATTTATTATGAGTTATTTCCTTGTAAACACTTATAATTTCAACAAAtctgtgttgaaaatgttttagatttgagagaataaaatgttattttatatctttACAAAAATGATTAGAACTTGAAAagttattacagaaaataaacacttaagagaacacattaaaaacatgtcttAACAACCATGAACAATTAAGTCAGTGAGTAGCTAATGCCTGGATTAATTACCAACCCAAATCACTTGTACAGGGGAATTTCAATTTCAAAGTcaaataatttatatatgcTGAATATACTTTAAGTCAGGATCTCTACTATAGAACATTAATATTTCTGGTTTGATACTTTATGTGAATTGATTATTTAGCATAGTACACAAATGTAtcaatattggatttttttttacagctaatCATAAAAGGTTTAGATGACAATATATCAAAAGTACCTACACCATTTATATTCTCCAGAAATATCATAATCCACCCtctttcctttgtgtgtgtgatttaaaaaattCTATTTACTGTTTCCAACAGCACTGGGAAGCAACAGCTGACGGTGACAGTGATCTTTTTTACTTGTCCCTTTTAGTCCAAGTCTGAATcagaaatatttactttttaaaactgAGTTATGGCTTCTTGCGTTTTGAAACATGGGAATGGAAATAGAAATCTTGCCAAACTTTGCATATATAAAATCTCAGATCGGACTTatattgcatttcattttatatctataattttagaaaaaaagtAATCTTAATATCAGGTCGGACAAAATACCATTTGTTTAATCTATTGCTAGA
This genomic interval from Seriola aureovittata isolate HTS-2021-v1 ecotype China chromosome 11, ASM2101889v1, whole genome shotgun sequence contains the following:
- the LOC130178102 gene encoding FAST kinase domain-containing protein 5, mitochondrial yields the protein MAACVLCRRAPRLRCLQGLRKDFTQAQHVYGKPEDETDEQERKKGAFQLQEASFQGGYRLYYNPSSYHHSVRNSATPRNQTENDEDERCLSSLAPSFWQQSNHYSVSCSRHLSSSKNTLLDLAFNKDPEPKMPSVSQYHKKPIPPDVKVDTRAFHKCRPEYAFMTLDLTPRPHPIEWDEAFHLLQKVAVLKGSMKPSDVSQFLVELSRLHPDKMPFVRSNKCFTMLLRYSVENLRLFTDLQLLEVLQSFLWLDIPSAHTLLGLYETELSRRANQMTLHQLLLAADLWRCIGRGVPKFLQHLYDSVHLYLGQMGVPELVQLLYIMGEGRQCPLNLIHPVERLLMCHLQKLHPEEVGVVCLGLFKSQTSISESAVTRIVDKAHASVKEMSDFAMVNVLKFLRFSYLYHRVWMEAMTQEVPLRAPRMGVSGLMHVALTCSALHYRNDNILTAVAERMPSLVPHCRSKDSSKLLWAFGSLQFLPVQNPSFYASLTEALRLRKAEFQRYPEHLLTGLLGLAFVSQFPEDLLALALSPDFVKLALKSTQLELKKDLLTLDGAVSLELPQWTGPRLSCELREEMAELLWKFAQSDLCQKPEVQEAESFLQDLLGGEQFVCKRMILPHTRSIDLEVHFDSTGQPIPVNPASHETTLSPENSSSNFTSNQGWGRINTGVTITDELLAQLKNTKSTTESSTPSPKCISLRRVERDEGRLFDTGLELTSDIIEILTKQSKPGSAQQDAKGTVKLAIQVSSRNHYCCHSQQLLGMHVMKRRQLKLAGYRVVDLGYHEWFPILRKSRTEKLTYLHCKVSESL